Proteins from one Rosa chinensis cultivar Old Blush chromosome 7, RchiOBHm-V2, whole genome shotgun sequence genomic window:
- the LOC112178880 gene encoding squamosa promoter-binding-like protein 14, with translation MEEVGAQVAAPIYLRQSLSSRFCDAPAAAAMGKKKRDLPYQTPPNYQHPNSQQRFANAGTNSWNPSVWGWDSMRFVAKPLDTEMMGTSNSEPKRKEEAAAGVVKSTAVVEDDDERLQLNLGGGLASVEEPAASRPNKRVRSGSPGNNGGSYPMCQVDDCKEDLSSAKDYHRRHKVCESHSKSTKALVAKQMQRFCQQCSRFHPLSEFDEGKRSCRRRLAGHNRRRRKTQPEDVTSRLTIPGDGDNKTSGNLDIVNLLAAITRPQGKNDVRTTNGSSVLDREQLLQILSKINSLPLPVDLAAKLPNLGNLNWKASDLLSLDLQNKLNGKTSASTMDLITVLSATLAAPSSDTLAMLSQKSSQSSDSEKTKLTCSDQVAGPNLQKRPPQEFHSAGGERSSTSYQSPTEDSDCQVQETRVKLPLQLFSSSPEDDSPPKLASSRKYFSSDSSNRTEERSPSSSPPVMQTLFPMKSMADTVKSEKLSISKDLNVNLDSSMNGGSNLPFDLFRGPNRGALSSSIQNFPHQAGYTSSSSDHSPSSLNSDPQDRTGRILFKLFDKDPSQLPGTLRTQVYSWLSNSPSEMESYIRPGCVVLSVYVSMSFAAWEHLEENLVQRVSSLIQSSDSDFWRSGRFLVNTGRQLASHKDGKIRLCKAWTTFSSPELISVSPLAVVGGQKTSLSIRGRNLTNLGTKIHCTYMGGYTSREVGTTYHGTAYDEINLGSFQIHDASPGVLGRCFIEVENGFKGNSFPVIIADATICSELNLIESEFDGETKVCSAISEDENHDYGRPRSREEVLHFLNELGWLFQRKRISSMFQGSGYSLSRFKFLLTFTVERDCCTLVKTLLDILVNFDGNELSRESLGMLSDVQLLNRAVKRRCRKMIDLLINYSVISSDKRYIFPPNLAGPGGLTPLHLAASLSNSEDMIDALTNDPEEIGLNCWHSLLDGNGQSPYAYAMMRNNYSYNNLVARKLTDRRNSQVTLTIGNEIEQTHMAMALERRTSIQFRQGSRSCAKCAVAATKYTRRVPGAQGLLQRPFIHSMLAIAAVCVCVCLFLRGSPDIGSVAPFKWENLDFGTI, from the exons ATGGAAGAGGTTGGTGCCCAAGTTGCTGCCCCAATTTACCTCCGGCAATCGCTTTCGAGTCGGTTCTGCGACGCGCCGGCGGCGGCGGCCATGGGTAAGAAGAAGCGCGATCTCCCTTACCAGACCCCCCCAAACTATCAACACCCAAATTCGCAGCAGAGGTTCGCAAACGCCGGGACCAACAGCTGGAACCCAAGCGTTTGGGGATGGGACAGTATGAGGTTTGTAGCCAAGCCACTGGACACTGAGATGATGGGTACTTCCAATTCAGAGCCCAAGAGGAAGGAGGAAGCGGCTGCTGGAGTTGTGAAGAGCACCGCGGTggtggaggatgatgatgaacgCCTTCAGCTGAATCTGGGTGGTGGGTTGGCTTCTGTGGAGGAGCCGGCGGCATCCAGGCCGAATAAGAGGGTCCGGTCCGGATCTCCGGGGAATAATGGTGGAAGCTACCCCATGTGCCAAGTTGATGATTGTAAAGAGGATCTGTCAAGTGCCAAAGACTATCATCGCCGTCATAAAGTCTGTGAGAGTCACAGTAAATCCACCAAAGCCCTAGTTGCTAAGCAGATGCAGAGGTTCTGCCAGCAGTGCAGCAG GTTTCACCCGCTTTCAGAGTTTGATGAGGGGAAGAGAAGTTGCAGAAGGAGACTTGCGGGGCATAACAGGCGAAGAAGGAAAACCCAGCCTGAGGATGTTACCTCAAGGCTCACTATCCCTGGAGATGGGGATAACAAAACTAGTGGAAATTTGGATATTGTCAACTTGTTAGCTGCTATAACTCGTCCGCAGG GGAAAAATGATGTCCGAACTACCAACGGCTCGTCGGTACTGGACAGAGAGCAGCTCCTTCAGATTCTTAGTAAGATAAATTCATTGCCTTTGCCAGTAGACCTTGCTGCCAAGTTGCCGAATCTCGGAAATTTAAATTGGAAAGCTTCAGACCTGCTTTCTTTAGATCTTCAAAACAAATTGAACGGAAAAACATCTGCGTCAACCATGGACTTGATTACTGTTCTTTCAGCTACTCTAGCAGCACCTTCTTCTGACACACTTGCTATGTTATCTCAAAAGAGCAGTCAGAGTAGTGACAGTGAGAAAACTAAGTTAACATGCTCTGACCAGGTAGCTGGTCCTAATTTGCAGAAGAGGCCTCCTCAAGAGTTTCATTCAGCTGGGGGAGAGAGAAGTAGTACTAGCTACCAGTCTCCTACAGAAGATTCAGACTGCCAGGTTCAAGAGACTCGAGTCAAATTACCTTTACAGCTATTCAGCTCCTCACCTGAGGATGACAGTCCACCAAAACTGGCTTCTTCCAGAAAGTATTTCTCTTCAGATAGTAGTAATCGCACAGAGGAGAGGTCTCCATCATCGTCACCTCCTGTAATGCAAACACTGTTTCCAATGAAGAGTATGGCAGACACTGTCAAGTCGGAGAAACTTTCAATAAGCAAAGATTTGAATGTGAACCTGGACTCTAGCATGAACGGTGGTAGTAACTTGCCTTTTGATCTTTTTAGAGGGCCAAATAGAGGAGCTCTCAGCTCCTCCATTCAAAATTTTCCACACCAAGCTGGCTATACATCTTCTAGTTCTGATCATTCACCATCTAGCTTGAATTCTGATCCTCAG GATCGTACTGGAAGAATACTGTTTAAACTATTTGATAAGGATCCGAGTCAGTTACCAGGGACATTGCGGACACAG GTATACAGTTGGCTTTCTAACAGTCCATCTGAAATGGAGAGCTACATAAGGCCTGGCTGTGTGGTCCTATCAGTTTATGTGTCAATGTCATTTGCGGCCTGGGAGCAT CTTGAAGAAAACCTGGTCCAACGTGTCAGTTCTTTAATACAGAGTTCAGATTCTGATTTTTGGAGAAGTGGACGGTTTTTAGTAAATACAGGGAGGCAATTAGCTTCTCATAAAGATG GAAAGATTCGTCTATGCAAAGCCTGGACAACATTCAGTTCACCAGAGTTAATCTCTGTGTCCCCTTTGGCTGTCGTGGGCGGGCAAAAAACCTCTCTTTCAATAAGGGGTAGAAATCTGACTAATCTTGGCACCAA GATTCATTGCACGTATATGGGTGGTTACACATCAAGGGAAGTTGGAACAACATATCATGGAACTGCGTATGATGAGATAAATTTGGGAAGCTTTCAAATTCATGATGCATCTCCCGGTGTTCTAGGTCGCTGTTTCATAGAG GTGGAAAATGGTTTCAAGGGAAACAGCTTTCCTGTGATCATAGCTGATGCTACAATCTGTAGCGAATTGAATCTCATTGAGTCTGAGTTTGATGGGGAGACAAAGGTATGCAGTGCAATTTCAGAAGATGAAAATCATGATTATGGGCGGCCCAGGTCAAGGGAGGAAGTCCTTCACTTTCTGAACGAGCTAGGATGGCTCTTCCAAAGGAAAAGGATCTCTTCCATGTTTCAAGGGTCCGGCTACTCTCTTAGCCGATTCAAATTTTTACTCACATTCACTGTTGAGAGAGACTGTTGTACTTTGGTGAAAACACTTCTAGACATATTGGTAAATTTCGATGGGAATGAGCTATCAAGAGAGTCATTGGGGATGCTGTCAGATGTCCAGCTGTTAAACCGGGCTGTAAAAAGGAGGTGCAGGAAGATGATTGACTTGCTTATTAATTATTCTGTGATTAGCAGTGACAAGAGATACATTTTTCCTCCAAATCTTGCTGGACCTGGTGGCCTGACACCTCTTCATTTGGCTGCTTCTTTGTCAAATTCGGAGGATATGATTGATGCTTTGACGAATGACCCAGAGGAG ATCGGATTGAACTGCTGGCATTCCCTTTTGGATGGTAATGGGCAGTCTCCATATGCTTATGCTATGATGAGGAATAATTACTCTTACAACAATCTGGTGGCTCGCAAACTTACTGACAGAAGAAATAGTCAGGTTACCTTAACAATTGGAAATGAGATAGAGCAAACCCATATGGCTATGGCGCTGGAGCGAAGGACAAGTATCCAATTCAGACAAGGTAGCAGATCATGTGCCAAATGCGCAGTTGCAGCAACAAAATACACCAGGAGGGTTCCTGGTGCTCAAGGCTTGCTTCAGCGTCCATTCATTCATTCTATGCTTGCCATAGCTgctgtttgtgtttgtgtgtgcTTGTTCTTGAGAGGTTCCCCAGACATTGGCTCAGTTGCTCCTTTCAAGTGGGAGAATTTGGATTTTGGCACAATTTAG
- the LOC112178881 gene encoding uncharacterized protein LOC112178881, whose amino-acid sequence MMMSNNNKPTLKKTTTFSPKKSDSMQIPTAHHQPMEFVPKRCASLKFPASPQLVLGEEMLHFSHPQHPLSHVNLPDLFTCAGCKEYGAGKRYTCQQCDYQLHDFCASAPPVLKSHPFHCQHQLAFYSKPVKGGIAQSKCDVCSKPIKGYAFRCGAGCFQMHPCCAMLSSEISLPYLHPHTLRLLPALKSGSDPSFVCGECRRKRSGTRVYHCTVCDYHLHAVCAKNMINGLQENGIKNLEKPSMLGTAARLASQVVIEFLGGLMEGLGEGVAEVFVQNVTRSGRGNGRGRNPTP is encoded by the exons ATGATGAtgagcaacaacaacaaacccACCTTGAAGAAGACAACAACCTTTTCCCCCAAGAAATCAGATTCAATGCAAATCCCCACCGCTCATCATCAACCCATGGAATTTGTCCCTAAAAGGTGTGCTTCGCTAAAGTTTCCTGCCTCTCCTCAACTTGTTTTGGGGGAGGAGATGCTCCATTTCAGTCACCCACAACATCCTCTTTCCCATGTGAACTTACCGGACCTCTTCACCTGCGCCGGCTGTAAAGAGTACGGCGCAGGCAAGAGGTACACTTGTCAACAATGTGATTATCAACTTCATGATTTTTGTGCCTCAGCTCCTCCAGTCCTAAAGAGTCATCCCTTCCATTGCCAACACCAACTTGCTTTCTATTCTAAACCAG TAAAAGGAGGGATTGCACAATCGAAGTGTGATGTTTGCAGCAAGCCCATCAAAGGCTATGCTTTCAGATGCGGCGCAGGTTGTTTCCAGATGCATCCTTGCTGCGCCATGCTATCTTCGGAAATCAGCTTGCCATATCTCCATCCCCATACCCTAAGACTTTTACCTGCATTAAAAAGTGGCAGCGATCCGAGTTTCGTGTGTGGTGAGTGTAGGAGGAAGAGGTCGGGCACCAGAGTGTACCATTGCACCGTCTGTGACTACCATCTTCATGCGGTATGTGCAAAGAATATGATCAATGGACTTCAAGAaaatggcatcaagaacctaGAAAAGCCCAGCATGTTGGGGACTGCAGCTCGCCTGGCATCTCAAGTGGTCATCGAGTTCCTTGGGGGGTTGATGGAGGGGCTTGGGGAAGGTGTTGCAGAAGTCTTTGTCCAAAATGTCACCAGATCAGGAAGAGGCAATGGTAGAGGAAGAAATCCTACTCCTTGA